One Acidobacteriota bacterium DNA segment encodes these proteins:
- a CDS encoding glycosyltransferase family 2 protein — MADFEQEKLQPTTAVWSAEHAVVAATTIPARGSLTLDVIIPTYNRAALLLRTLESLLVAQQPPGLSVQITVVDNNSSDTTRQVVASYQARFAHAQLRLHYLFEAQQGRSHALNHGIAATAGTLIGLIDDDEEVAADWFDCVCAVFQRPEVDFIGGPCKPRWSQAAPGWLPPGYGAVLGLVEAGETVQRFGHDYSGMLMGGNAVIRRAVLQRVGLYAPHLGRGSRDLLAGEDQDMSDRLLAAGARGEYRPDLVIHHYVPPERLTKHYYRRRVFWNGVSHGLIDRERPQTVPYLLGVPRFLFAQALAGVRALVLNLPHGQSGAGQRFNGELALWHLLGFLYGKHWHRAG, encoded by the coding sequence ATGGCGGATTTCGAGCAAGAGAAGCTTCAGCCCACAACTGCTGTATGGTCGGCAGAGCATGCCGTTGTTGCGGCAACCACCATCCCGGCGCGCGGCAGTTTGACGCTGGATGTCATCATTCCCACCTACAATCGCGCGGCTTTGCTACTGCGCACGCTTGAAAGCCTGTTGGTTGCTCAACAGCCGCCTGGCCTGAGTGTGCAAATTACGGTCGTGGACAACAATTCATCCGATACCACGCGCCAGGTTGTGGCAAGCTATCAGGCGCGTTTTGCGCACGCGCAATTAAGGCTGCATTACCTGTTTGAAGCGCAGCAAGGCCGCTCGCACGCTTTGAATCACGGCATTGCCGCGACGGCTGGGACGTTGATCGGCTTGATTGATGATGATGAAGAAGTGGCGGCGGACTGGTTTGACTGTGTCTGCGCGGTGTTCCAACGCCCCGAGGTGGATTTCATCGGCGGCCCGTGCAAACCGCGTTGGAGTCAGGCGGCGCCGGGTTGGCTGCCGCCAGGGTACGGCGCGGTGCTCGGTTTGGTCGAAGCCGGCGAGACGGTGCAACGCTTTGGGCACGATTACAGCGGGATGCTGATGGGCGGCAACGCAGTGATTCGCCGGGCGGTGTTGCAACGTGTCGGCCTTTACGCGCCCCATCTCGGACGGGGCAGCCGCGATTTGCTGGCGGGCGAAGACCAGGATATGAGCGACCGGCTGCTGGCCGCAGGCGCGCGCGGCGAATACCGGCCCGATCTGGTGATCCATCATTACGTGCCGCCCGAACGCCTGACCAAACACTATTACCGCCGCCGCGTGTTTTGGAATGGCGTCAGCCACGGGTTGATTGACCGCGAACGTCCACAAACCGTCCCCTATTTGCTGGGCGTGCCGCGCTTCCTGTTTGCGCAAGCGTTGGCAGGCGTGCGCGCGCTGGTGTTGAACTTGCCGCATGGGCAAAGTGGCGCAGGCCAGCGTTTTAACGGCGAACTGGCGCTCTGGCATCTGCTCGGCTTTCTTTACGGCAAACACTGGCATCGGGCTGGCTGA
- a CDS encoding SpoIIE family protein phosphatase: MQKAAQLKVINRFGAEKLFTLDKPLFTIGRKAENDLQLLSDTVSRQHAEIVFQDGTYFIVDIGSKRGTFVNDQRVERIALQHQDRIRVGGDEEQFLIFLDQTVEQASIIFDTGTYQARPQTYDRAPEASANEELQKLSRYLEVNQAFKFSMSPDDVLCLIVDAAIEMAQAERGFLMLLNERGDLEFKVARDKHRNWLLGNDFSMSRSVVEEAFKQNRSIIVNETNQPDVPDRQSVRDLELHTIACIPLRSFQMNEQMDATTILKRDVIGVLYVDSHFIKNSLTPTSLRLLESLAFEATKTLESVRLMHEEEDKKHLQEELKLAGQVQAALAPTSFKQPAHFEVAATSLPSRDVGGDFYELIQLKDGRCVFSVGDVAGKGIAAAILAAVAQGALQALFIANLPLTDVIANLNKAVVLRSESNRFITLFCAVLDAQGHLTYINAGHNLPILARTAGGFETLTTKSVVLGAFDFAKYEARQTRMLAGDVLVIYSDGVTEAVNAANEMFGEERLEQLIQVSVGLSAEEIKSRVMNDVLAFTRGLPQSDDITLIVLKMK, translated from the coding sequence ATGCAAAAGGCGGCGCAACTCAAAGTCATCAACCGGTTCGGGGCGGAAAAACTTTTCACGCTCGATAAACCGCTGTTCACCATCGGACGCAAGGCCGAAAACGACCTGCAATTGCTGTCTGACACCGTCTCGCGCCAACACGCCGAAATCGTCTTTCAGGACGGCACCTATTTCATCGTGGACATCGGCAGCAAGCGCGGCACCTTCGTCAACGACCAGCGCGTCGAGCGCATCGCCTTGCAACACCAAGACCGCATCCGCGTGGGCGGCGATGAAGAGCAATTCCTGATCTTCCTGGATCAAACCGTCGAGCAGGCTTCGATCATCTTCGACACTGGCACTTATCAAGCGCGCCCGCAAACCTATGACCGCGCCCCCGAAGCTTCGGCCAACGAAGAATTGCAAAAGCTCTCGCGCTATCTGGAAGTCAACCAGGCCTTCAAATTCTCGATGTCGCCTGACGACGTGCTGTGTCTGATCGTAGACGCGGCGATTGAAATGGCCCAGGCCGAACGCGGCTTTCTGATGCTGCTCAACGAGCGCGGCGATTTGGAATTTAAGGTCGCGCGCGACAAACACCGCAACTGGCTGCTCGGCAATGATTTTTCGATGAGCCGCTCGGTCGTCGAAGAAGCCTTCAAACAAAACCGCAGCATCATCGTCAACGAAACCAACCAGCCCGATGTGCCCGACCGCCAAAGCGTGCGCGACCTCGAATTGCACACCATCGCCTGCATCCCGCTGCGCAGCTTCCAAATGAACGAGCAGATGGACGCGACAACCATCCTCAAACGTGATGTGATCGGCGTGCTCTATGTGGATAGCCACTTCATCAAAAACTCGCTCACGCCGACCTCGCTGCGCCTGCTCGAATCGCTCGCGTTTGAAGCGACCAAGACGCTCGAAAGCGTCCGGCTAATGCACGAGGAAGAGGACAAGAAACACCTACAGGAAGAACTCAAACTGGCCGGACAGGTGCAAGCCGCCCTTGCGCCAACCTCATTCAAGCAACCGGCGCATTTTGAAGTCGCCGCGACCTCGCTGCCTTCGCGGGATGTGGGCGGTGATTTTTACGAATTGATCCAACTCAAAGATGGCCGCTGTGTTTTCTCTGTCGGTGATGTAGCGGGCAAAGGCATCGCCGCTGCCATTCTGGCCGCTGTCGCGCAAGGGGCGCTCCAAGCGCTTTTCATCGCCAACCTGCCATTGACCGATGTCATCGCCAATCTGAACAAGGCAGTCGTGCTGCGTTCAGAATCCAACCGCTTCATCACGCTGTTTTGCGCGGTGCTCGATGCGCAAGGCCATCTAACCTATATCAACGCTGGGCACAACCTGCCGATACTGGCGCGCACGGCGGGCGGCTTTGAAACGCTGACGACCAAGTCGGTCGTGCTGGGCGCGTTCGATTTTGCCAAATACGAAGCGCGCCAGACGCGCATGCTGGCCGGTGACGTGCTGGTCATTTACAGCGACGGCGTCACCGAAGCTGTCAACGCCGCTAACGAAATGTTTGGCGAAGAACGGCTGGAACAACTCATCCAAGTGAGCGTTGGTTTGAGCGCCGAAGAAATTAAAAGTCGTGTGATGAACGATGTGCTGGCCTTTACCAGAGGCTTGCCGCAAAGCGACGACATCACATTGATTGTGCTGAAAATGAAGTAG
- a CDS encoding alpha-hydroxy-acid oxidizing protein, whose protein sequence is MTLLEILGIETERDACAIVANVKRDGRPSHGNVKRTLEALTKMGHRTGEIAGEGDGAGIQTDIPREIWRHWLEDRSLIGDTVHHPYFTVAHLMLPASERAQHADIKRRALEIFEQGGMEVVFEQDAQNRRETLGPLARANEPLFWQIGAIPRAARRIENRDSFQIHLQLERELPLHVVSLSKTSVVYKVRGDAEALRRYFPELSRPEFKSAITLGHGRYSTNTNSAAEKAQMFSTLGHNGEINSIDRLTREAIALGFQLPGSASDSQILDRVVESLMFNYGLSLMETLEIIFPPVWSESEKHDKAMKDFHRYFRRAFGSMAQGPAAIIAREGDEIVFSCDALGLRPLWFGATEKEYFASSEKGVVPLEAMTDDPRPMAPGEKMGLLLRRGSSVEVFEHQELQQRIFELASHRYDFRRLNEVALNAASFAFPANPAKEEESITLENESPEDAVAYEDEKQERVLKIERALAATDALAALGWTKEEVDNVMTMASGKDPLSGLGYDGPLAAFSKVRRNLADYFHERVAVVTNPAIDRVREGDHFSVRIFLGRRPSLVEGGTLTQQLELKSPILLGGTAAVKPMQLAAHRALAQEFGTCLIDDLAREFSESVEANPFSAEGSLRRLKQSGGGGISTLDSMPSGLVARTLDLSYDEDDTLEQALARLKQQARAAVAAGVTLLVLDDSEGFNEYKLFIDAHLALAAVDQALNSQIEISVSGCAITSDVVSGLGNEAEKTSGESLRRQCSLVLKSGQIRNLHDICFALGCGADAVNPYAMYEVALRDAVDEESAKKALRGLFSMQHTGIEKVMSTMGVHELDGYGRLFASVGLSNEIADTFGIKNYCGSDKAGLTVGKLDGELRERLAARRKQAEKPANTKTLTGTSGLAREYRRQPYVWSAAGKVARKEERYENFIAKLQEIERDTPVSLRHLLDLNERAIVTRNYADTKIGNHSAPIFIAAMSFGSQGETTFRAYAEGAKRLKIVAMNGEGGEIPDMMGKYKEYRGQQVASGRFGVNIHLLNCADFLEIKIGQGAKPGEGGHLPGMKVTELIAKTRHTPRGIDLLSPSNNHDIYSIEDLAQVIAELKTANPHAKISVKIPAVPFIGPIATGVAKAHADIIAISGYDGGTGAARKHALRHVGMPVEIGVKEAHRALLKAGLRDRVEVWADGGIKSGTDVVKLMLLGANRVGFGTMAMAAVGCTSCRECNTGTCHVGITAHFKTEEDAKAGGAKKYTPREYDKAVDGLVNFFTHVINEIGIVTMRLGYTRTQDLVGRSELLKQTRELERIDLSYLLNGVELQETYEPEELREDHIGRAYRPRTSLTKIVSDEIYGLIEKGKSVAIFEDDKVTSVDRSLGTHLSGKLARAQAQNKMPAHFKRALLHFTEGSISGNGLGAYNIAGVDITVEGGVQDSAAKSSCGGTIAILKGMNHDGHRTDGSVGKCFGYGAQGGTLIVHGDADSRAGIRLSGADLIIAGKLRQPLSDELGCIASRANIKGFAFEYMTSGRGLVLGDPGPWLCSGMTGGVVYLKLDEVMGLDEAALRRRLAKGAEVSLEAVGREDEQNLKELLGKYINALDEQKQEAEAVRRLLSDWQGTFVKAVPKKK, encoded by the coding sequence ATGACTTTACTGGAAATACTCGGAATCGAAACGGAACGCGATGCCTGCGCCATCGTGGCGAATGTCAAACGCGATGGCCGGCCTTCGCACGGCAACGTCAAACGCACGCTCGAAGCCCTGACCAAGATGGGCCACCGCACCGGCGAGATCGCCGGCGAAGGCGACGGCGCGGGCATTCAAACCGACATCCCGCGCGAAATCTGGCGGCATTGGCTGGAGGATCGCAGCCTCATCGGCGATACCGTCCATCATCCCTATTTCACCGTCGCGCACCTGATGCTCCCCGCCAGCGAACGCGCGCAACACGCTGACATTAAACGGCGCGCGTTGGAAATTTTCGAGCAGGGCGGCATGGAAGTCGTCTTTGAACAAGATGCCCAGAACCGGCGCGAAACGCTGGGGCCGCTCGCCCGCGCCAACGAACCGCTCTTCTGGCAAATTGGTGCGATCCCGCGCGCGGCGCGCCGCATCGAAAACCGCGACTCATTCCAGATTCATCTGCAACTCGAACGCGAACTGCCGCTGCACGTCGTCAGTTTGAGCAAGACCAGCGTCGTGTACAAAGTGCGCGGCGATGCCGAAGCCCTGCGCCGTTATTTCCCCGAACTGTCGCGCCCCGAATTCAAATCGGCCATTACGCTGGGCCACGGGCGCTATTCGACCAACACCAATTCGGCGGCAGAAAAAGCGCAGATGTTTTCGACGCTGGGCCACAACGGCGAAATCAATTCGATTGACCGCCTCACGCGCGAAGCCATCGCCCTGGGCTTCCAATTGCCCGGCAGCGCCAGCGATTCGCAAATCCTCGACCGCGTCGTCGAGAGCCTGATGTTCAACTACGGCCTCTCGCTGATGGAGACGCTCGAAATCATCTTCCCGCCCGTGTGGAGCGAGAGCGAAAAGCACGACAAGGCGATGAAAGACTTCCATCGCTACTTCCGCCGCGCCTTTGGTTCGATGGCGCAAGGGCCGGCGGCGATCATCGCGCGCGAAGGCGACGAGATCGTGTTTAGCTGCGACGCGCTCGGCTTGCGCCCGCTCTGGTTCGGCGCGACGGAAAAAGAGTATTTCGCTTCATCCGAAAAAGGCGTCGTGCCGCTCGAAGCGATGACTGACGATCCGCGTCCGATGGCGCCCGGCGAAAAGATGGGCCTGCTCTTGCGGCGCGGCAGCAGCGTCGAGGTGTTTGAGCATCAGGAATTGCAACAGCGCATTTTTGAACTGGCCTCGCACCGCTACGACTTCCGCCGCTTGAATGAAGTCGCGCTCAATGCCGCGAGTTTCGCCTTTCCCGCCAATCCGGCAAAAGAAGAAGAAAGCATCACGCTCGAAAACGAATCGCCCGAAGACGCTGTCGCCTACGAAGACGAAAAGCAGGAGCGCGTGCTCAAGATCGAACGCGCGCTGGCCGCCACCGATGCGCTGGCCGCGCTGGGCTGGACGAAAGAAGAAGTGGACAACGTGATGACGATGGCTTCGGGCAAAGACCCGCTGAGCGGACTGGGTTACGACGGCCCGCTCGCCGCGTTCTCGAAAGTCCGCCGCAATCTGGCGGATTACTTCCACGAGCGCGTCGCCGTCGTCACCAACCCCGCGATTGATCGCGTGCGCGAGGGCGATCATTTCAGCGTGCGCATCTTCCTGGGCCGCCGTCCTTCGCTAGTCGAAGGCGGCACGCTGACGCAACAACTGGAACTCAAATCGCCGATCCTGCTGGGCGGCACGGCTGCCGTAAAACCGATGCAACTCGCCGCGCATCGCGCCCTTGCGCAAGAGTTCGGTACCTGTTTGATTGACGACCTCGCGCGTGAATTCAGCGAGAGTGTCGAGGCCAATCCGTTTTCTGCTGAAGGCAGTTTGCGCCGTTTGAAACAAAGTGGCGGTGGCGGCATTAGCACGCTCGATTCGATGCCCTCCGGCTTGGTCGCCCGCACGCTTGATCTCAGTTACGACGAAGACGACACGCTGGAACAGGCGCTGGCGCGCCTCAAGCAACAGGCGCGCGCAGCCGTTGCCGCAGGTGTCACGCTGCTCGTGCTCGATGATTCCGAGGGTTTCAACGAATACAAACTGTTCATTGACGCCCATCTCGCGCTGGCCGCCGTGGATCAGGCGCTGAACAGCCAGATCGAAATTTCGGTCTCCGGCTGCGCCATCACTTCGGATGTCGTCAGCGGTTTGGGCAACGAAGCCGAAAAGACATCTGGCGAAAGCTTGCGTCGTCAATGCAGCCTCGTGCTGAAATCCGGCCAGATTCGCAACCTGCACGACATCTGTTTCGCGCTGGGTTGCGGCGCCGACGCGGTGAATCCTTACGCGATGTACGAAGTCGCGCTGCGTGATGCCGTTGATGAAGAATCCGCGAAGAAAGCTTTGCGCGGGCTGTTTTCGATGCAACACACCGGCATCGAAAAAGTCATGTCCACGATGGGCGTGCACGAACTGGATGGCTACGGACGGCTCTTCGCCTCGGTCGGCCTCTCCAATGAAATCGCCGACACCTTTGGCATCAAGAATTACTGCGGTTCTGACAAGGCCGGTCTGACAGTCGGAAAACTCGATGGCGAATTGCGCGAACGCCTCGCGGCGCGCCGCAAACAGGCCGAGAAACCCGCCAACACCAAGACGCTCACGGGCACGTCGGGTTTGGCGCGCGAATACCGCCGTCAACCCTATGTTTGGAGCGCCGCCGGCAAGGTCGCGCGCAAAGAGGAACGCTACGAAAACTTCATCGCCAAGCTGCAAGAGATTGAGCGCGACACGCCCGTCTCGCTGCGCCACCTGCTAGACCTAAACGAACGCGCCATCGTCACGCGCAATTACGCCGACACCAAGATCGGCAATCACAGCGCGCCCATTTTCATCGCGGCGATGAGTTTCGGTTCGCAAGGCGAGACGACCTTTCGCGCCTACGCCGAAGGGGCCAAGCGCCTCAAGATCGTCGCCATGAACGGCGAAGGCGGCGAAATCCCCGACATGATGGGCAAGTACAAAGAGTATCGCGGGCAGCAAGTCGCCTCAGGCCGTTTCGGCGTCAACATTCACTTGCTCAACTGCGCCGACTTCCTCGAAATCAAAATCGGCCAGGGCGCGAAGCCTGGCGAAGGCGGCCACCTGCCCGGCATGAAAGTCACCGAGTTGATCGCCAAGACACGCCACACGCCGCGCGGCATTGATTTGCTCTCGCCCTCGAACAACCACGACATCTATTCCATCGAAGACCTCGCGCAGGTGATTGCGGAACTCAAGACCGCCAACCCGCACGCCAAAATTTCGGTCAAGATTCCGGCGGTGCCCTTCATCGGCCCCATCGCCACCGGCGTTGCCAAAGCCCACGCCGACATCATCGCCATCAGCGGTTATGACGGCGGCACCGGCGCGGCCCGCAAACACGCGCTGCGCCACGTCGGCATGCCCGTCGAAATCGGCGTCAAAGAAGCCCATCGCGCTTTATTGAAAGCCGGTCTGCGCGACCGCGTCGAAGTCTGGGCCGACGGCGGCATCAAATCGGGCACCGATGTCGTCAAGCTGATGTTGCTGGGCGCGAACCGCGTCGGCTTCGGCACGATGGCGATGGCAGCGGTCGGTTGTACCAGTTGCCGCGAATGCAACACCGGCACCTGTCACGTCGGCATCACCGCGCACTTCAAAACCGAAGAGGACGCCAAGGCCGGCGGCGCGAAAAAATACACGCCGCGCGAATACGACAAAGCGGTGGACGGCCTCGTCAACTTCTTCACCCACGTCATCAACGAGATCGGCATCGTCACCATGCGGCTCGGTTACACCCGCACGCAGGATTTGGTCGGGCGTTCCGAACTGCTGAAACAGACGCGCGAACTCGAGCGCATTGACCTGAGCTACCTGCTCAACGGCGTCGAGTTGCAGGAGACCTACGAACCCGAAGAGTTGCGCGAAGACCACATCGGGCGCGCCTATCGCCCGCGCACCTCGCTGACCAAGATCGTCTCGGATGAAATCTACGGCCTGATCGAGAAAGGCAAGTCGGTGGCGATTTTTGAGGACGACAAAGTTACCTCGGTGGATCGTTCGCTCGGCACGCACCTGTCGGGCAAGCTGGCGCGCGCGCAGGCGCAAAACAAAATGCCCGCGCATTTCAAACGCGCCCTGCTCCATTTCACCGAAGGCTCGATTTCCGGCAACGGCCTGGGCGCCTACAACATCGCCGGCGTAGACATCACCGTCGAAGGCGGCGTGCAGGACAGCGCCGCCAAATCCAGTTGCGGCGGCACGATTGCGATCCTGAAAGGCATGAACCACGACGGCCATCGCACCGACGGCTCGGTCGGCAAATGCTTCGGCTACGGCGCACAGGGCGGCACGCTGATCGTGCATGGCGATGCCGATTCGCGCGCGGGCATCCGGCTGTCGGGCGCAGACCTGATCATCGCGGGCAAGTTGCGCCAGCCGCTCAGCGATGAACTGGGCTGCATCGCCTCGCGGGCGAATATCAAAGGCTTCGCGTTTGAATACATGACCAGCGGACGCGGCCTGGTGTTGGGCGATCCTGGACCGTGGCTTTGTTCGGGGATGACAGGCGGCGTGGTGTATTTGAAGCTGGATGAAGTGATGGGTTTGGATGAAGCGGCGCTGCGGCGGCGGTTGGCGAAGGGCGCGGAGGTGAGCCTTGAAGCGGTGGGCCGGGAAGACGAGCAG
- the asnS gene encoding asparagine--tRNA ligase codes for MAQTYIADIGKHLGEEVTLKGWLYNKRSSGKLGFLEIRDGSGLIQGVVSKKEVDEQTWANSEQATQESAIIVTGVPREHPKKPGVYELDVKTLVLVHQAQEYPITPKEHGVEFLMDHRHLWLRSRRQHAILRVRHTIIKAVRDFFDNNGFTLCDTPIFTPAACEGTTTLFEVNYFDDEKAYLSQSGQLYNEATAAAFGKVYCFGPTFRAEKSKTRRHLTEFWMVEPEVAYAKLNDVMELAENFISYVVGRALETRQEELKILERDTTQLEKVMPPFPRLQYDDAVKMLQAAHAEGKVENNFEWGGDFGAPDETYLSSQFEKPVLVHRYPAAIKAFYMEPDPERPDLALCVDVLAPEGYGEVIGGGERASSLDYLLKQIAAHGLPEEAFDWYLDLRRYGSVPHGGFGMGIERCVAWVCGLEHVRETIPFPRMLYRLKP; via the coding sequence ATGGCGCAAACTTATATCGCCGACATCGGCAAACATCTTGGTGAAGAAGTCACGCTGAAAGGCTGGCTTTACAACAAACGTTCGAGCGGCAAGCTCGGCTTTCTGGAAATCCGCGATGGTTCCGGCCTGATTCAAGGCGTCGTCTCAAAGAAAGAAGTAGACGAGCAAACCTGGGCCAATAGCGAACAGGCCACGCAGGAATCGGCGATCATCGTCACCGGCGTGCCGCGCGAACATCCCAAAAAACCGGGTGTCTATGAACTGGATGTCAAAACCCTCGTGCTCGTGCATCAGGCGCAAGAGTATCCGATCACGCCGAAAGAACATGGCGTCGAGTTCCTGATGGATCATCGCCATCTGTGGCTGCGGTCGCGGCGGCAACACGCGATCCTGCGCGTGCGCCACACGATCATCAAAGCCGTGCGCGACTTCTTCGATAACAACGGCTTCACGCTCTGCGACACGCCCATCTTCACGCCCGCCGCTTGCGAAGGCACGACGACGCTCTTTGAGGTCAATTACTTTGACGACGAGAAAGCCTATCTCTCGCAATCCGGCCAGCTTTACAACGAAGCGACCGCTGCCGCCTTCGGCAAAGTCTATTGCTTCGGCCCGACCTTTCGCGCCGAAAAATCGAAGACGCGCCGCCACCTGACCGAGTTCTGGATGGTCGAGCCGGAAGTCGCTTATGCCAAGCTGAACGACGTGATGGAACTGGCGGAGAATTTCATCAGCTACGTCGTCGGGCGCGCGCTGGAAACGCGGCAGGAAGAGTTGAAAATTCTCGAACGCGACACCACGCAACTCGAAAAGGTCATGCCGCCCTTCCCACGGCTGCAATACGACGACGCCGTCAAAATGCTGCAAGCCGCGCACGCCGAGGGCAAAGTCGAAAACAATTTCGAGTGGGGCGGCGATTTTGGCGCGCCGGATGAGACTTACCTATCGTCGCAATTCGAAAAGCCGGTGCTGGTGCATCGTTACCCCGCCGCGATCAAGGCGTTTTACATGGAACCCGATCCCGAACGGCCCGACTTGGCGCTTTGCGTGGATGTGCTCGCGCCGGAAGGTTACGGCGAAGTCATCGGCGGCGGCGAACGCGCGTCGTCACTGGACTATCTGCTCAAACAGATTGCTGCGCACGGCTTGCCGGAAGAGGCCTTCGATTGGTATCTCGACTTGCGCAGGTACGGCTCCGTCCCGCACGGCGGCTTCGGCATGGGCATCGAACGCTGCGTCGCCTGGGTCTGTGGCCTCGAACACGTGCGCGAAACCATTCCCTTCCCCCGCATGCTTTATCGCTTGAAACCTTAA
- a CDS encoding STAS domain-containing protein → MEITVRSNDTVTIIDLNGNLTIGRSEEALRETVTRLIGEERRHVLLNLAEVPMIDSSGIGAIIKSFTSLQDSQGKLKVLRPSRMARQLLTITGLMSVLESYEDEAKAISSF, encoded by the coding sequence ATGGAGATTACCGTTAGAAGCAACGACACGGTCACGATCATTGATTTGAATGGAAATTTAACCATCGGGCGCAGCGAAGAAGCGTTGCGCGAAACCGTCACCCGTCTGATCGGCGAAGAGCGCCGGCACGTGCTGCTCAATCTGGCCGAGGTGCCGATGATTGACAGTTCCGGCATCGGCGCCATCATCAAATCGTTCACCAGCCTGCAAGACAGCCAAGGCAAGCTGAAAGTGTTGCGGCCCTCACGCATGGCACGGCAACTGTTGACCATCACCGGCCTGATGTCGGTCTTGGAATCTTACGAAGACGAGGCGAAAGCGATTTCATCTTTTTAG